The Castor canadensis chromosome X, mCasCan1.hap1v2, whole genome shotgun sequence genome includes a region encoding these proteins:
- the Krbox4 gene encoding KRAB domain-containing protein 4 isoform X16: MDLSEVLCHLTSSQEQEKQYDKESLTFRDVFVDFCLEDWQQLDSAQKNLCRDVMIENYSHLVSVGYLTAQPDVTFRSRQGEEAWMVDRGTFIWNCAE; this comes from the exons atggacttgtCTGAG GTATTATGTCATCTCACATCAtcacaagaacaagaaaaacagtATGATAAG GAATCACTGACTTTCAGGGACGTGTTTGTGGACTTCTGCCTGGAAGACTGGCAACAACTGGACTCTGCTCAGAAGAACCTCTGCAGGGATGTCATGATCGAGAACTACAGCCACCTGGTGTCCGTAG GGTATCTAACTGCCCAGCCAGATGTGACCTTCAGGTCAAGACAAGGAGAAGAGGCTTGGATGGTTGATAGAGGAACTTTCATTTGGAACTGTGCAG aATGA
- the Krbox4 gene encoding KRAB domain-containing protein 4 isoform X11, with translation MDLSEVLCHLTSSQEQEKQYDKESLTFRDVFVDFCLEDWQQLDSAQKNLCRDVMIENYSHLVSVGYLTAQPDVTFRSRQGEEAWMVDRGTFIWNCAGEHMPE, from the exons atggacttgtCTGAG GTATTATGTCATCTCACATCAtcacaagaacaagaaaaacagtATGATAAG GAATCACTGACTTTCAGGGACGTGTTTGTGGACTTCTGCCTGGAAGACTGGCAACAACTGGACTCTGCTCAGAAGAACCTCTGCAGGGATGTCATGATCGAGAACTACAGCCACCTGGTGTCCGTAG GGTATCTAACTGCCCAGCCAGATGTGACCTTCAGGTCAAGACAAGGAGAAGAGGCTTGGATGGTTGATAGAGGAACTTTCATTTGGAACTGTGCAGGTGAGCACATGCCAG aATGA
- the Krbox4 gene encoding KRAB domain-containing protein 4 isoform X14: MDLSEVLCHLTSSQEQEKQYDKESLTFRDVFVDFCLEDWQQLDSAQKNLCRDVMIENYSHLVSVGYLTAQPDVTFRSRQGEEAWMVDRGTFIWNCAGPL, translated from the exons atggacttgtCTGAG GTATTATGTCATCTCACATCAtcacaagaacaagaaaaacagtATGATAAG GAATCACTGACTTTCAGGGACGTGTTTGTGGACTTCTGCCTGGAAGACTGGCAACAACTGGACTCTGCTCAGAAGAACCTCTGCAGGGATGTCATGATCGAGAACTACAGCCACCTGGTGTCCGTAG GGTATCTAACTGCCCAGCCAGATGTGACCTTCAGGTCAAGACAAGGAGAAGAGGCTTGGATGGTTGATAGAGGAACTTTCATTTGGAACTGTGCAG GTCCTCTTTAA
- the Krbox4 gene encoding KRAB domain-containing protein 4 isoform X6 has product MDLSEVLCHLTSSQEQEKQYDKESLTFRDVFVDFCLEDWQQLDSAQKNLCRDVMIENYSHLVSVGYLTAQPDVTFRSRQGEEAWMVDRGTFIWNCAGEHMPDVSIFASCVMKCYY; this is encoded by the exons atggacttgtCTGAG GTATTATGTCATCTCACATCAtcacaagaacaagaaaaacagtATGATAAG GAATCACTGACTTTCAGGGACGTGTTTGTGGACTTCTGCCTGGAAGACTGGCAACAACTGGACTCTGCTCAGAAGAACCTCTGCAGGGATGTCATGATCGAGAACTACAGCCACCTGGTGTCCGTAG GGTATCTAACTGCCCAGCCAGATGTGACCTTCAGGTCAAGACAAGGAGAAGAGGCTTGGATGGTTGATAGAGGAACTTTCATTTGGAACTGTGCAGGTGAGCACATGCCAG ATGTATCCATTTTTGCCTCATGTGTTATGAAGTGCTATTATTAg
- the Krbox4 gene encoding KRAB domain-containing protein 4 isoform X8 — protein sequence MDLSEVLCHLTSSQEQEKQYDKESLTFRDVFVDFCLEDWQQLDSAQKNLCRDVMIENYSHLVSVGYLTAQPDVTFRSRQGEEAWMVDRGTFIWNCADVSIFASCVMKCYY from the exons atggacttgtCTGAG GTATTATGTCATCTCACATCAtcacaagaacaagaaaaacagtATGATAAG GAATCACTGACTTTCAGGGACGTGTTTGTGGACTTCTGCCTGGAAGACTGGCAACAACTGGACTCTGCTCAGAAGAACCTCTGCAGGGATGTCATGATCGAGAACTACAGCCACCTGGTGTCCGTAG GGTATCTAACTGCCCAGCCAGATGTGACCTTCAGGTCAAGACAAGGAGAAGAGGCTTGGATGGTTGATAGAGGAACTTTCATTTGGAACTGTGCAG ATGTATCCATTTTTGCCTCATGTGTTATGAAGTGCTATTATTAg
- the Krbox4 gene encoding KRAB domain-containing protein 4 isoform X3, with amino-acid sequence MDLSEVLCHLTSSQEQEKQYDKESLTFRDVFVDFCLEDWQQLDSAQKNLCRDVMIENYSHLVSVGYLTAQPDVTFRSRQGEEAWMVDRGTFIWNCAGEHMPEHKPPETREHLVLTYPKWSLEGDIQ; translated from the exons atggacttgtCTGAG GTATTATGTCATCTCACATCAtcacaagaacaagaaaaacagtATGATAAG GAATCACTGACTTTCAGGGACGTGTTTGTGGACTTCTGCCTGGAAGACTGGCAACAACTGGACTCTGCTCAGAAGAACCTCTGCAGGGATGTCATGATCGAGAACTACAGCCACCTGGTGTCCGTAG GGTATCTAACTGCCCAGCCAGATGTGACCTTCAGGTCAAGACAAGGAGAAGAGGCTTGGATGGTTGATAGAGGAACTTTCATTTGGAACTGTGCAGGTGAGCACATGCCAG AACACAAACCACCAGAGACAAGAGAGCATCTTGTCCTCACTTACCCAAAGTGGAGTCTGGAGGGAGATATTCAGTAA
- the Krbox4 gene encoding KRAB domain-containing protein 4 isoform X5: MDLSEVLCHLTSSQEQEKQYDKESLTFRDVFVDFCLEDWQQLDSAQKNLCRDVMIENYSHLVSVGYLTAQPDVTFRSRQGEEAWMVDRGTFIWNCAEHKPPETREHLVLTYPKWSLEGDIQ, from the exons atggacttgtCTGAG GTATTATGTCATCTCACATCAtcacaagaacaagaaaaacagtATGATAAG GAATCACTGACTTTCAGGGACGTGTTTGTGGACTTCTGCCTGGAAGACTGGCAACAACTGGACTCTGCTCAGAAGAACCTCTGCAGGGATGTCATGATCGAGAACTACAGCCACCTGGTGTCCGTAG GGTATCTAACTGCCCAGCCAGATGTGACCTTCAGGTCAAGACAAGGAGAAGAGGCTTGGATGGTTGATAGAGGAACTTTCATTTGGAACTGTGCAG AACACAAACCACCAGAGACAAGAGAGCATCTTGTCCTCACTTACCCAAAGTGGAGTCTGGAGGGAGATATTCAGTAA
- the Krbox4 gene encoding KRAB domain-containing protein 4 isoform X2, translating into MDLSEVLCHLTSSQEQEKQYDKESLTFRDVFVDFCLEDWQQLDSAQKNLCRDVMIENYSHLVSVGYLTAQPDVTFRSRQGEEAWMVDRGTFIWNCAGEHMPGKCKPLSNKTYSFGDVALANWEMRTKA; encoded by the exons atggacttgtCTGAG GTATTATGTCATCTCACATCAtcacaagaacaagaaaaacagtATGATAAG GAATCACTGACTTTCAGGGACGTGTTTGTGGACTTCTGCCTGGAAGACTGGCAACAACTGGACTCTGCTCAGAAGAACCTCTGCAGGGATGTCATGATCGAGAACTACAGCCACCTGGTGTCCGTAG GGTATCTAACTGCCCAGCCAGATGTGACCTTCAGGTCAAGACAAGGAGAAGAGGCTTGGATGGTTGATAGAGGAACTTTCATTTGGAACTGTGCAGGTGAGCACATGCCAG GAAAATGTAAACCTCTGTCAAACAAGACCTACAGCTTTGGAGATGTGGCACTGGCAAACTGGGAGATGAGAACCAAGGCATAA
- the Krbox4 gene encoding KRAB domain-containing protein 4 isoform X4, with amino-acid sequence MDLSEVLCHLTSSQEQEKQYDKESLTFRDVFVDFCLEDWQQLDSAQKNLCRDVMIENYSHLVSVGYLTAQPDVTFRSRQGEEAWMVDRGTFIWNCAGKCKPLSNKTYSFGDVALANWEMRTKA; translated from the exons atggacttgtCTGAG GTATTATGTCATCTCACATCAtcacaagaacaagaaaaacagtATGATAAG GAATCACTGACTTTCAGGGACGTGTTTGTGGACTTCTGCCTGGAAGACTGGCAACAACTGGACTCTGCTCAGAAGAACCTCTGCAGGGATGTCATGATCGAGAACTACAGCCACCTGGTGTCCGTAG GGTATCTAACTGCCCAGCCAGATGTGACCTTCAGGTCAAGACAAGGAGAAGAGGCTTGGATGGTTGATAGAGGAACTTTCATTTGGAACTGTGCAG GAAAATGTAAACCTCTGTCAAACAAGACCTACAGCTTTGGAGATGTGGCACTGGCAAACTGGGAGATGAGAACCAAGGCATAA
- the Krbox4 gene encoding KRAB domain-containing protein 4 isoform X1 gives MDLSEVLCHLTSSQEQEKQYDKESLTFRDVFVDFCLEDWQQLDSAQKNLCRDVMIENYSHLVSVGYLTAQPDVTFRSRQGEEAWMVDRGTFIWNCAVTLQPSWYPGRTRRDTDHLLGINDSYCGKTIPE, from the exons atggacttgtCTGAG GTATTATGTCATCTCACATCAtcacaagaacaagaaaaacagtATGATAAG GAATCACTGACTTTCAGGGACGTGTTTGTGGACTTCTGCCTGGAAGACTGGCAACAACTGGACTCTGCTCAGAAGAACCTCTGCAGGGATGTCATGATCGAGAACTACAGCCACCTGGTGTCCGTAG GGTATCTAACTGCCCAGCCAGATGTGACCTTCAGGTCAAGACAAGGAGAAGAGGCTTGGATGGTTGATAGAGGAACTTTCATTTGGAACTGTGCAG TCACTTTACAGCCATCTTGGTATCCAGGAAGGACCAGACGGGATACAGACCACCTGCTAGGCATCAATGACTCTTATTGTGGCAAGACCATACCTGAGTGA
- the Krbox4 gene encoding KRAB domain-containing protein 4 isoform X13: MDLSEVLCHLTSSQEQEKQYDKESLTFRDVFVDFCLEDWQQLDSAQKNLCRDVMIENYSHLVSVGYLTAQPDVTFRSRQGEEAWMVDRGTFIWNCAATGS, translated from the exons atggacttgtCTGAG GTATTATGTCATCTCACATCAtcacaagaacaagaaaaacagtATGATAAG GAATCACTGACTTTCAGGGACGTGTTTGTGGACTTCTGCCTGGAAGACTGGCAACAACTGGACTCTGCTCAGAAGAACCTCTGCAGGGATGTCATGATCGAGAACTACAGCCACCTGGTGTCCGTAG GGTATCTAACTGCCCAGCCAGATGTGACCTTCAGGTCAAGACAAGGAGAAGAGGCTTGGATGGTTGATAGAGGAACTTTCATTTGGAACTGTGCAG
- the Krbox4 gene encoding KRAB domain-containing protein 4 isoform X12, with product MDLSEVLCHLTSSQEQEKQYDKESLTFRDVFVDFCLEDWQQLDSAQKNLCRDVMIENYSHLVSVGYLTAQPDVTFRSRQGEEAWMVDRGTFIWNCAVYFFT from the exons atggacttgtCTGAG GTATTATGTCATCTCACATCAtcacaagaacaagaaaaacagtATGATAAG GAATCACTGACTTTCAGGGACGTGTTTGTGGACTTCTGCCTGGAAGACTGGCAACAACTGGACTCTGCTCAGAAGAACCTCTGCAGGGATGTCATGATCGAGAACTACAGCCACCTGGTGTCCGTAG GGTATCTAACTGCCCAGCCAGATGTGACCTTCAGGTCAAGACAAGGAGAAGAGGCTTGGATGGTTGATAGAGGAACTTTCATTTGGAACTGTGCAG TTTATTTCTTTACCTAG
- the Krbox4 gene encoding KRAB domain-containing protein 4 isoform X9 has translation MDLSEVLCHLTSSQEQEKQYDKESLTFRDVFVDFCLEDWQQLDSAQKNLCRDVMIENYSHLVSVGYLTAQPDVTFRSRQGEEAWMVDRGTFIWNCAGEHMPVYFFT, from the exons atggacttgtCTGAG GTATTATGTCATCTCACATCAtcacaagaacaagaaaaacagtATGATAAG GAATCACTGACTTTCAGGGACGTGTTTGTGGACTTCTGCCTGGAAGACTGGCAACAACTGGACTCTGCTCAGAAGAACCTCTGCAGGGATGTCATGATCGAGAACTACAGCCACCTGGTGTCCGTAG GGTATCTAACTGCCCAGCCAGATGTGACCTTCAGGTCAAGACAAGGAGAAGAGGCTTGGATGGTTGATAGAGGAACTTTCATTTGGAACTGTGCAGGTGAGCACATGCCAG TTTATTTCTTTACCTAG
- the Krbox4 gene encoding KRAB domain-containing protein 4 isoform X10, producing MDLSEVLCHLTSSQEQEKQYDKESLTFRDVFVDFCLEDWQQLDSAQKNLCRDVMIENYSHLVSVGYLTAQPDVTFRSRQGEEAWMVDRGTFIWNCAGLATMAED from the exons atggacttgtCTGAG GTATTATGTCATCTCACATCAtcacaagaacaagaaaaacagtATGATAAG GAATCACTGACTTTCAGGGACGTGTTTGTGGACTTCTGCCTGGAAGACTGGCAACAACTGGACTCTGCTCAGAAGAACCTCTGCAGGGATGTCATGATCGAGAACTACAGCCACCTGGTGTCCGTAG GGTATCTAACTGCCCAGCCAGATGTGACCTTCAGGTCAAGACAAGGAGAAGAGGCTTGGATGGTTGATAGAGGAACTTTCATTTGGAACTGTGCAG
- the Krbox4 gene encoding KRAB domain-containing protein 4 isoform X7: protein MDLSEESLTFRDVFVDFCLEDWQQLDSAQKNLCRDVMIENYSHLVSVGYLTAQPDVTFRSRQGEEAWMVDRGTFIWNCAVTLQPSWYPGRTRRDTDHLLGINDSYCGKTIPE from the exons atggacttgtCTGAG GAATCACTGACTTTCAGGGACGTGTTTGTGGACTTCTGCCTGGAAGACTGGCAACAACTGGACTCTGCTCAGAAGAACCTCTGCAGGGATGTCATGATCGAGAACTACAGCCACCTGGTGTCCGTAG GGTATCTAACTGCCCAGCCAGATGTGACCTTCAGGTCAAGACAAGGAGAAGAGGCTTGGATGGTTGATAGAGGAACTTTCATTTGGAACTGTGCAG TCACTTTACAGCCATCTTGGTATCCAGGAAGGACCAGACGGGATACAGACCACCTGCTAGGCATCAATGACTCTTATTGTGGCAAGACCATACCTGAGTGA
- the Krbox4 gene encoding KRAB domain-containing protein 4 isoform X15, giving the protein MCCLQESLTFRDVFVDFCLEDWQQLDSAQKNLCRDVMIENYSHLVSVGYLTAQPDVTFRSRQGEEAWMVDRGTFIWNCAGEHMPDVSIFASCVMKCYY; this is encoded by the exons ATGTGCTGTTTGCAGGAATCACTGACTTTCAGGGACGTGTTTGTGGACTTCTGCCTGGAAGACTGGCAACAACTGGACTCTGCTCAGAAGAACCTCTGCAGGGATGTCATGATCGAGAACTACAGCCACCTGGTGTCCGTAG GGTATCTAACTGCCCAGCCAGATGTGACCTTCAGGTCAAGACAAGGAGAAGAGGCTTGGATGGTTGATAGAGGAACTTTCATTTGGAACTGTGCAGGTGAGCACATGCCAG ATGTATCCATTTTTGCCTCATGTGTTATGAAGTGCTATTATTAg
- the Krbox4 gene encoding KRAB domain-containing protein 4 isoform X17 yields MCCLQESLTFRDVFVDFCLEDWQQLDSAQKNLCRDVMIENYSHLVSVGYLTAQPDVTFRSRQGEEAWMVDRGTFIWNCADVSIFASCVMKCYY; encoded by the exons ATGTGCTGTTTGCAGGAATCACTGACTTTCAGGGACGTGTTTGTGGACTTCTGCCTGGAAGACTGGCAACAACTGGACTCTGCTCAGAAGAACCTCTGCAGGGATGTCATGATCGAGAACTACAGCCACCTGGTGTCCGTAG GGTATCTAACTGCCCAGCCAGATGTGACCTTCAGGTCAAGACAAGGAGAAGAGGCTTGGATGGTTGATAGAGGAACTTTCATTTGGAACTGTGCAG ATGTATCCATTTTTGCCTCATGTGTTATGAAGTGCTATTATTAg
- the Znf674 gene encoding LOW QUALITY PROTEIN: zinc finger protein 674 (The sequence of the model RefSeq protein was modified relative to this genomic sequence to represent the inferred CDS: inserted 2 bases in 2 codons; deleted 3 bases in 2 codons; substituted 5 bases at 5 genomic stop codons) encodes MAFVTPSFKLKSGKVKEQIDNQKESQDKPLWHAVFIDEETLKDDCGQEGRTGRDFASLRQRLPKYYSWRRCSKHNLNFLSXNXSYGRKKDDSCKAYWKSCLHFHLDXIQPSENFFEPSNXGKSLLHKNSLNKSQRIQPGEKLYECTECGKVFIQKANLVVHQRTHTGEKPSXCECAEAFSXKTTLTAHQRXHTGEKPCECSEYGKTFVWEVMIIKHQRIHTGERSYKCSEYEKAFSRKSTLIRHQRIHAIMNVMNMENLSV; translated from the exons ATGGCTTTTGTGACTCCTAGCTTTAAACTG AAGTCTGGTAAAGTCAAAGAGCAGATAGATAACCAAAAGGAAAGCCAAGACAAACCTCTGTGGCATGCTGtgttcatagatgaggaaacactgAAGGATGATTGTGGTCAGGAAGGCAGAACTGGCAGAGACTTTGCTTCTCTAAGACAAAGACTCCCTAAATATTATTCATGGAGAAGGTGTTCAAAGCATAATTTAAACTTTCTTAGCTAAAACTGAAgctatggaagaaagaaagatgat AGCTGTAAAGCATATTGGAAATCATGTCTTCATTTCCATCTTGATTAAATCCAACCTTCAGAGAACTTCTTTGAGCCCAGTAATTGAGGAAAATCCCTCCTCCATAAA AATTCTCTGAATAAAAGTCAGAGAATTCAACCAGGGGAGAAACTCTACGAATGTACTGAATGTGGAAAAGTGTTTATCCAGAAAGCAAACCTTGTTGTACATCAAaggactcacactggagagaagccga GCTGTGAATGTGCAGAAGCCTTCAGCTAGAAAACAACCCTCACTGCACACCAGA ACCATACAGGTGAGAAGCCCTGTGAGTGCAGTGAATACGGGAAAACATTTGTCTGGGAGGTAATGATAATTAaacatcagagaattcatacaGGAGAGAGATCTTATAAATGTAGTGAGTATGAGAAAGCTTTCAGCAGGAAGTCAACTCTCATTAGACATCAAAGAATTCATGCAATTATGAATGTAATGAATATGGAAAATCTTTCAGTGTGA